CCACGCCGAGCCCATCGCCGACAGCGTGCTCGCCATGGCGCTGCACTTCGCGCGGGGGCTGGACTTCGCGGTGCGGGCGCAGGCGGAGCGCCGCTGGTGGAAGGAGCCCTTCGAGCGCGCGGACGCCCCGGTGCGCGAGGTGGAGGAGCTGACGGTGGGGCTCCTGGGGCTCGGCGGGATCGGGCGGGCCGTGGCGCGGCGCTTCTCGGCGCTCGGCTCCCGCGTGCTCGCCACACGCCGCCGCGGCGGCGACGCTCCGGAGGGAGTGGAGCTGCTGGGCGGGGACGACGCCTTCGGGCGCCTGCTGGAGCGGAGCGACGTGCTCGTGGTGGCGGTGCCGGAGACGCCGGAGACGCGCGGGATGGTCGGCGGCGCGGAGCTGGCGCGGCTCCCGCGGGGCGCAGTGCTGGTGAACGTGGCCCGCGGGCGGGTGGTGGACGAGGAGGCGCTTGCGGAGGCGCTGCGCGCGGGCCGGCTGCGCGGGGCGGCGCTGGACGTCTTCGCGCGGGAGCCGCTCCCGCCGGAGTCGCCGCTGTGGGGGCTTTCCAACATGCTCCTGACGCCCCATGTTTCAGGGACCTCACACCGATTCTGGCGCCGCGAGACCGACCTGATCGTCGAGAACCTCCGCCGGTACGTGGCTGGCGAGCCGCTGCTCAACACGGTGGACAAGACGGCGGGGTACTAGAAGGCTGTTGAAAAAAGGCGCGCCGCCAGGGGCTGGGCAGTAGATTGGGCGCATCGCTCGGAGGCTCGTTCCCCCGGACCGGAGTCGACATGCTCGGACGCAACTCCTCGCAACCAGCCCTCTTCCAGATGGTGGA
Above is a window of Longimicrobiaceae bacterium DNA encoding:
- a CDS encoding D-2-hydroxyacid dehydrogenase; protein product: MRRLVLDLRERRPLWTLPDWAAEEIRAAVPPEWETVEVRAAADGQGDGGGPSPEALEAVRGAEVYLGYGIPRELFRAATAPPEGRLRWVHSGAAGVGGSLHPEMRGSGVVLTNSAGIHAEPIADSVLAMALHFARGLDFAVRAQAERRWWKEPFERADAPVREVEELTVGLLGLGGIGRAVARRFSALGSRVLATRRRGGDAPEGVELLGGDDAFGRLLERSDVLVVAVPETPETRGMVGGAELARLPRGAVLVNVARGRVVDEEALAEALRAGRLRGAALDVFAREPLPPESPLWGLSNMLLTPHVSGTSHRFWRRETDLIVENLRRYVAGEPLLNTVDKTAGY